In the genome of Flavobacteriales bacterium, one region contains:
- a CDS encoding acyl-CoA thioesterase: protein MHVTETKLRVRYAETDRMGYVYYGNYAIYFEVARVDAMKSLGISYRELEDQGVLMPVYEFSIRYLKPAYYDDELTIRTIIEEVPKSRIVFRYETYNENGDLINEASTTLVFMDKLNNRPTRVPEEMAKRLEDIINDPGRS, encoded by the coding sequence ATGCATGTGACCGAAACCAAACTGCGTGTCAGGTACGCCGAGACAGACCGAATGGGCTATGTTTATTATGGAAATTACGCCATCTACTTTGAGGTTGCAAGGGTAGATGCGATGAAATCCCTGGGGATTAGCTATAGAGAATTGGAAGATCAGGGCGTCCTTATGCCGGTGTATGAATTTAGTATCCGTTACCTTAAACCGGCCTATTACGATGACGAGTTAACCATCCGGACCATAATAGAAGAAGTGCCAAAATCCCGCATCGTTTTCAGATATGAAACCTACAACGAGAACGGAGACCTTATTAATGAAGCCAGCACAACACTGGTTTTCATGGATAAATTAAATAACAGACCCACACGTGTTCCTGAGGAAATGGCTAAGCGCCTTGAGGATATTATTAACGATCCGGGACGATCTTGA
- a CDS encoding T9SS type A sorting domain-containing protein: MPWLIAILMVITSVVSAQKQGHNEPGTHPLDLKLAKALTPRTQFQLPLSEERIGDWLSQIAGTNQIPGTSLLMVERTESPAATHFQFQVQYHDVFIYRSLIYVNINKSGKVLSVYSNFQPWREIMPTTFPDKHLANVFLSKRFPNEEWQEVIANEQYMCLDDECRPVILVRALSTTYIYKEWLLDHSGEAIYEYDLNRYVRPPSDSTVQAKVFLPDPLSTSGKTYGGEYADNDDADHVALNGQRKDISVQVTLDIDTFRLIGPYVAITEFSIPASPPARSAVPVFDFNRSDNRFEDINAYYHVHTCQLYVQSLGFTNLRNGVTNIDTHALNGSDNSQFTPGNPPRLFFGDGGVDDAEDADVVIHEYGHALSQDASPNTNFGVERQSLDEANGDYLAASWSRNLVTFGWENVFSWDGHNEYWSGRTAVSNKHYPEDLKQNLYTDTDIWSATLMQIWGEAGREVTDRLLLQSMYSYFGNMTMHDAAVLYVQADSMLYNGSHYGVLYKYFTKRGLLPDTCNQVQSSGLWVDAGPEEILCPGKAIKLGANPTSGGLVADSVVWEPAVGLSCRECSNPVALTFSNITYTVSAYHSGCSVTDSVRMEVEDCERVTVLLNTEAFQLGKEGTILKWPIDDVATIVLYNAQGKKMGIWFSKSGEVSISSVHLPAGLYLIEVNLQDKKEVHKLIKIVPDR, encoded by the coding sequence ATGCCATGGTTGATAGCCATCCTGATGGTAATTACATCCGTAGTATCGGCGCAAAAACAAGGTCATAACGAACCAGGCACCCACCCCCTGGACCTAAAGCTGGCAAAAGCCTTGACCCCACGCACCCAATTTCAACTTCCCCTTTCTGAAGAAAGGATCGGCGATTGGCTTTCACAGATAGCCGGAACAAACCAAATACCTGGAACTTCTCTATTGATGGTCGAACGGACTGAAAGCCCCGCCGCTACCCATTTCCAGTTTCAAGTGCAATACCATGATGTTTTCATTTACCGGAGCTTGATTTATGTGAATATTAACAAATCTGGAAAGGTACTTTCGGTGTACTCCAACTTCCAGCCATGGCGGGAAATTATGCCGACTACGTTCCCGGATAAACATTTGGCAAACGTATTCCTAAGCAAGCGATTTCCCAATGAAGAATGGCAGGAAGTTATTGCAAACGAACAGTACATGTGTCTCGATGATGAATGCCGCCCGGTGATTCTGGTCAGAGCACTAAGCACAACCTATATATATAAGGAATGGTTGTTGGATCATTCAGGGGAAGCGATATATGAATACGATCTGAACCGGTATGTCAGACCGCCATCGGATAGCACCGTACAGGCAAAAGTATTTCTACCGGATCCATTGTCTACCTCAGGAAAAACCTATGGCGGGGAATACGCAGACAATGATGATGCGGATCATGTGGCGCTGAACGGCCAAAGGAAAGATATAAGTGTTCAGGTGACACTGGACATAGACACATTCAGATTGATCGGGCCGTATGTGGCAATCACCGAGTTCTCCATACCCGCATCACCACCTGCCCGGAGTGCGGTTCCTGTCTTTGATTTCAATCGAAGTGACAACAGGTTTGAAGACATTAACGCTTACTATCATGTACACACTTGTCAGTTGTATGTGCAGTCCCTTGGCTTCACCAACCTCCGTAACGGGGTCACGAATATCGATACGCATGCATTGAACGGATCCGACAATTCACAATTCACTCCTGGCAATCCTCCACGTTTGTTCTTCGGTGATGGAGGCGTTGATGATGCGGAAGATGCCGATGTGGTGATTCATGAATATGGTCACGCCCTATCACAGGACGCATCGCCCAATACAAATTTCGGTGTGGAACGCCAGTCGCTGGATGAAGCAAATGGAGACTACCTGGCTGCATCATGGTCCAGAAACCTGGTCACTTTCGGATGGGAGAATGTCTTTTCGTGGGATGGACATAATGAATACTGGTCAGGACGAACGGCGGTAAGCAACAAGCATTACCCCGAAGATCTGAAACAAAACCTATATACAGATACGGATATATGGTCTGCCACCTTAATGCAGATCTGGGGGGAAGCAGGTCGGGAAGTGACCGACCGTCTCCTGCTGCAATCGATGTACAGTTATTTCGGAAACATGACGATGCATGACGCAGCTGTTCTATATGTTCAGGCAGATAGTATGTTATATAACGGAAGTCATTACGGGGTCCTTTATAAATACTTTACCAAACGGGGATTGCTGCCTGATACCTGTAATCAGGTCCAAAGCAGTGGACTGTGGGTAGATGCCGGACCGGAAGAAATTCTCTGTCCGGGAAAAGCAATCAAACTTGGTGCTAATCCAACCTCAGGTGGTCTTGTTGCAGACTCGGTTGTATGGGAACCGGCCGTTGGTTTGAGTTGCCGTGAATGCTCCAATCCAGTAGCGTTAACTTTCAGCAACATCACCTATACGGTATCGGCATATCATAGCGGCTGCTCGGTGACAGACAGTGTTAGAATGGAAGTGGAAGATTGTGAAAGGGTCACTGTGTTATTGAATACGGAAGCCTTTCAATTGGGCAAAGAAGGAACCATTCTGAAATGGCCAATTGATGATGTGGCAACCATCGTACTGTACAATGCACAGGGAAAGAAGATGGGAATCTGGTTCAGTAAATCGGGTGAAGTTTCGATATCATCTGTTCACCTACCCGCGGGTTTGTATTTGATCGAAGTGAATCTTCAGGACAAAAAGGAAGTTCACAAACTCATCAAGATCGTCCCGGATCGTTAA
- a CDS encoding YigZ family protein: MTEGDQYRVLLREGGGVYREKASKFLAFAYPWQDEETALEQIQALRKLHPKARHVCYAFRYLNTGRQEEKSNDDHEPGGTAGLPILNKLRSADIQEGMVAVVRYFGGTLLGKTGLIKAYGEAAALAISEAGDLLKFHTCEFCLQFPYTLADLVQARLEKMKIEIVTREFELDCTFVCAVRNGLSDAFQQWLKEHRISYQIKNK, from the coding sequence ATGACGGAAGGTGATCAATACAGGGTCTTGCTCAGGGAAGGGGGAGGTGTTTACCGGGAGAAAGCCAGCAAATTCCTTGCGTTCGCATACCCATGGCAAGATGAAGAGACCGCCCTGGAACAAATCCAGGCACTAAGAAAACTACATCCGAAAGCCCGTCACGTATGCTATGCTTTCCGATATTTGAATACCGGCCGGCAAGAGGAGAAATCAAACGATGATCATGAACCCGGTGGCACAGCCGGATTACCCATATTAAACAAACTCCGATCTGCTGACATTCAGGAAGGCATGGTTGCGGTAGTCAGGTATTTCGGCGGGACATTGCTTGGGAAAACCGGATTGATCAAAGCGTATGGGGAAGCCGCAGCGCTGGCCATATCGGAGGCCGGAGACCTGCTAAAATTCCATACTTGTGAATTCTGTCTTCAGTTTCCTTATACCCTGGCGGATCTGGTTCAGGCGCGGCTCGAAAAAATGAAAATAGAAATCGTCACCCGCGAATTCGAATTGGATTGTACCTTTGTGTGTGCCGTGCGAAACGGTTTATCAGATGCATTTCAACAATGGCTCAAAGAACATCGTATTTCATACCAAATAAAAAACAAGTGA
- the ribD gene encoding bifunctional diaminohydroxyphosphoribosylaminopyrimidine deaminase/5-amino-6-(5-phosphoribosylamino)uracil reductase RibD, translating to MIERCLELSRAGMGHVAPNPMVGCVITCNGEIIGEGFHRTYGGDHAEIEALKSVKDPSLLHQSTLYVSLEPCNHHGKTPPCTKAIIESGIPKVVIGMTDPNPRVSGSGIAALREAGIEVEGPVMEAECLWVNRRFVIFHMEKRPYIILKWAQSCDGFMNVTPDIKKNGEPFWISSEPSRWLVHQWRKEEFAVLTGSDTVLNDNPRLTVRAMSGRNPVRIVLDRRGRVKGDFHVLDQDAPTWIMCSEERAEEGTLKYIRLNNDAPLKEVLLTLYNEGVQSVLVEAGANLLRAFIDADLWDEARVFSAPHPLGDGTAAPAIKGIQPRVEQIHTDILNVYHHKHPPERR from the coding sequence ATGATAGAGCGATGCCTGGAACTTTCCCGCGCAGGTATGGGACATGTGGCGCCCAACCCCATGGTCGGTTGTGTTATTACGTGCAATGGGGAAATTATCGGAGAGGGGTTTCACAGAACATACGGTGGAGACCATGCGGAAATCGAAGCACTGAAATCTGTGAAGGATCCATCATTGTTGCATCAGTCAACGCTTTACGTGAGTCTTGAACCATGTAACCATCACGGCAAGACCCCACCGTGCACCAAAGCCATCATAGAGAGTGGCATTCCCAAAGTTGTTATCGGTATGACAGATCCGAACCCCAGGGTTTCCGGAAGCGGAATAGCAGCCTTGAGGGAAGCAGGCATAGAAGTAGAAGGTCCCGTTATGGAAGCCGAATGCCTTTGGGTCAACCGGCGTTTCGTCATCTTCCATATGGAGAAACGACCTTACATTATTCTCAAGTGGGCGCAATCATGCGATGGGTTTATGAATGTTACTCCGGACATAAAGAAGAATGGCGAGCCTTTCTGGATCAGTTCAGAACCTTCCCGCTGGCTTGTTCACCAATGGAGGAAAGAGGAATTTGCGGTGCTCACCGGCAGTGATACGGTGCTGAACGATAACCCAAGGCTTACGGTCAGGGCGATGTCAGGCCGGAATCCTGTCCGCATCGTTTTGGATCGCAGAGGCCGGGTCAAAGGAGATTTTCACGTTCTTGACCAGGACGCACCGACATGGATCATGTGTTCTGAAGAAAGGGCAGAAGAAGGAACCCTGAAATACATCCGGCTGAATAATGACGCCCCGCTGAAAGAGGTCTTGCTTACCTTATATAATGAAGGCGTACAATCCGTGTTGGTTGAGGCCGGGGCCAACCTGTTACGTGCATTCATAGATGCAGACCTTTGGGATGAGGCCAGGGTATTCTCGGCACCCCATCCCCTGGGAGACGGAACCGCAGCGCCAGCGATAAAAGGCATCCAACCACGGGTAGAACAGATTCACACGGATATTCTAAATGTTTACCACCATAAACATCCACCGGAGAGAAGATGA
- the prmC gene encoding peptide chain release factor N(5)-glutamine methyltransferase — translation MNSVNQTVLQLLNDCRQSLAVIYDDREAASIASLVMESVTGLHATGLMLHADQLVTVDQKSKAGQMLERLMAHEPIQYVMGNAPFFGMQLDVNHHVLIPRPETEELIQWILEEEKQQKLSVLDIGTGSGCIAISLSAHLTEAHVTGIDKSAEALHVAGGNADRMGLDVHWHVCDILVSDPPGIPYDLVVSNPPYIHPGEAGTLAAHVVDHEPGMALFVDGSDALIFYKRMAEKRHEWLKPGGRLYVEVHSINASQVRDLFMQSGFVNVELKEDINGRPRMIRAEM, via the coding sequence ATGAATTCTGTCAACCAAACTGTTTTACAATTGCTGAACGATTGCAGGCAATCGCTTGCAGTTATCTATGATGACCGCGAAGCAGCCAGTATCGCTTCCCTGGTGATGGAATCCGTGACGGGTTTGCATGCCACCGGATTGATGCTTCATGCGGATCAGCTGGTGACGGTAGATCAGAAATCGAAGGCAGGACAGATGCTTGAACGTTTGATGGCACACGAACCCATTCAATATGTTATGGGCAACGCTCCTTTTTTCGGGATGCAATTGGATGTGAACCACCATGTATTAATACCCAGACCGGAAACCGAGGAGTTGATCCAGTGGATACTGGAAGAAGAAAAGCAACAAAAACTGAGTGTCCTGGACATTGGAACTGGAAGCGGCTGCATTGCGATCTCATTGTCGGCCCACCTTACCGAAGCTCATGTGACCGGAATAGATAAATCAGCGGAAGCCCTGCATGTGGCAGGTGGCAATGCCGATCGGATGGGCCTAGATGTTCACTGGCATGTTTGCGATATACTTGTAAGTGACCCACCGGGCATTCCCTATGATCTGGTGGTAAGCAATCCTCCTTACATCCATCCCGGAGAAGCGGGCACATTGGCAGCTCATGTGGTGGACCATGAACCGGGTATGGCTTTGTTTGTGGATGGCAGCGATGCCCTGATTTTTTACAAACGAATGGCCGAGAAGAGACACGAATGGCTGAAGCCCGGAGGTAGACTCTATGTGGAGGTCCATTCTATCAATGCATCACAGGTGAGGGATCTGTTCATGCAGTCCGGTTTTGTAAATGTAGAATTGAAGGAAGATATCAACGGACGACCGCGAATGATTCGCGCTGAAATGTAA
- the ligA gene encoding NAD-dependent DNA ligase LigA has product MTTEEARHRIQDLSQQIEAHNRRYYVDANPIISDYDFDMLLEELIRLEKEFPELLKPDSPSQRVGGAITKVFETVTHRYPMRSLANTYSKEEVEAFDERIRKQIPDGVTYICELKYDGVAVSLTYENGLLTLGATRGDGNQGDDITTNLKTVRSIPIRLQGDFPAHFDIRGEVFMPRDAFEKLNESKEAAGEELLANPRNTTAGTLKMQDSSVVAARKLDCYLYALMGDDLPFANHYDNMMKAQDWGFKVPGYIARCNTLDEVFDFMAKWEKDRATLPFDIDGVVIKVNDYALQEELGYTAKSPRWAIAYKFKAQQETARLLSVSYQVGRTGAVTPVANLSPVLIAGTTVKRASVHNAAQMEKLDLHEGDLLKVEKGGDIIPKIVGVVEEERPPGARKVYFIHECPECKTPLVQPEGEAAHYCPNASGCPPQIVGRMVHFIARKAMDIEGLGEETIELLFEKGLIRNYGDLYDLTYDRLLGLEKTIPGEDGGKGKKISIREKTAENIMAGLEASKNIPFERVLFALGIRFVGETVAAKLAFHFGNIDALAHADFEELVSIHEIGEAIANSVVAFFAEEKNQRIIEHLQSKGLQFSVNEEALEGRSDNLNGSTFVVSGVFEGIDRDDLKKLIAKNGGKVVSSVSSKTSYLVAGDNMGPAKKEKAMELGVPVIDIGTLNQLIRGEEISKT; this is encoded by the coding sequence ATGACCACCGAAGAAGCACGTCATCGGATTCAGGATCTGTCCCAACAGATCGAAGCGCATAACCGGCGATATTATGTGGATGCCAATCCGATCATATCGGATTATGATTTTGATATGTTGCTTGAAGAACTGATCCGGTTGGAAAAAGAATTCCCTGAGTTGCTCAAACCGGACAGTCCAAGTCAACGGGTTGGGGGGGCAATCACCAAGGTTTTTGAAACCGTTACACACCGTTACCCCATGCGCTCGCTGGCCAATACCTATTCAAAGGAAGAAGTGGAGGCATTTGATGAAAGAATCAGGAAACAGATTCCGGACGGGGTCACCTACATTTGTGAGCTGAAGTATGATGGTGTAGCGGTAAGCCTGACCTATGAAAATGGATTGCTCACACTGGGTGCCACCCGCGGTGACGGGAATCAGGGTGATGACATTACCACAAATCTTAAAACGGTCAGGTCTATTCCCATCCGTTTGCAAGGAGATTTTCCTGCTCATTTTGATATCCGGGGTGAGGTATTCATGCCAAGAGATGCGTTTGAAAAGTTGAATGAATCCAAAGAAGCAGCCGGAGAAGAGCTCCTTGCCAACCCGAGAAACACCACTGCCGGAACCCTGAAGATGCAAGACTCTTCCGTGGTGGCAGCACGAAAACTGGATTGCTACCTCTATGCACTTATGGGTGACGACCTCCCGTTTGCCAATCATTATGACAACATGATGAAAGCACAGGATTGGGGATTTAAGGTGCCAGGCTACATCGCCAGGTGTAACACGTTGGATGAGGTATTTGATTTTATGGCCAAGTGGGAAAAGGATCGCGCGACGTTGCCTTTTGACATCGATGGCGTTGTGATCAAGGTCAATGATTATGCATTGCAGGAAGAGTTAGGGTACACAGCCAAATCTCCGCGTTGGGCGATTGCATATAAATTCAAGGCACAACAGGAGACTGCTCGCTTGCTATCCGTTAGTTATCAGGTGGGAAGAACGGGGGCGGTAACACCGGTTGCCAATCTTTCACCGGTACTTATCGCCGGTACAACGGTCAAGCGGGCTTCCGTTCACAATGCGGCCCAGATGGAAAAGCTGGACCTACATGAAGGTGATCTGCTGAAAGTAGAAAAGGGCGGTGATATCATCCCGAAAATTGTGGGGGTGGTGGAAGAAGAGCGCCCGCCGGGTGCACGCAAGGTCTATTTTATTCACGAATGTCCTGAATGTAAAACACCCCTGGTGCAACCCGAAGGGGAAGCGGCACATTATTGTCCGAACGCTTCCGGATGTCCCCCGCAGATCGTTGGTCGCATGGTGCACTTTATTGCCAGAAAGGCCATGGATATCGAAGGTCTTGGAGAAGAAACCATAGAGTTGCTTTTTGAGAAAGGACTGATCCGTAATTACGGCGACCTTTACGATCTCACCTATGACCGTCTTCTGGGTTTGGAGAAAACCATTCCCGGTGAAGACGGTGGAAAGGGAAAGAAGATCAGCATCCGTGAAAAGACGGCGGAAAACATCATGGCTGGTTTGGAAGCTTCAAAGAACATACCCTTTGAGCGGGTGTTGTTTGCGCTTGGGATCAGATTTGTAGGGGAGACGGTTGCTGCAAAGCTCGCCTTTCATTTCGGAAATATTGATGCACTTGCGCATGCAGACTTTGAGGAACTGGTATCTATCCATGAAATAGGGGAGGCGATTGCAAACAGTGTTGTGGCATTTTTTGCGGAAGAGAAAAACCAAAGGATAATTGAACATCTCCAAAGCAAAGGTTTGCAATTCAGTGTGAATGAAGAAGCGTTGGAAGGCAGATCGGATAACCTTAACGGCAGCACCTTTGTTGTTTCCGGTGTGTTTGAAGGCATAGACAGGGACGACCTGAAAAAGCTGATAGCAAAGAACGGAGGCAAGGTGGTGTCATCGGTTTCATCTAAAACTTCCTACCTTGTCGCCGGCGATAATATGGGGCCGGCCAAGAAGGAAAAGGCTATGGAGTTGGGTGTGCCCGTGATAGACATAGGAACGTTGAATCAATTGATAAGGGGAGAAGAGATTTCCAAGACATGA
- a CDS encoding 4-hydroxy-tetrahydrodipicolinate synthase yields the protein MIQQKLKGTGVAIVTPFKGNHIDFQSLGNLIEFQIKNKVDYIVVLGTTGESVTLSQDEKIAVVDYVVEEVNKRVPVVLGLGGNHTHEIINSLRKYDMSGIDAILSVSPYYNKPTQKGIFQHYRAIANASPLPVILYNVPSRTSSNMTSETTLKLAHEVENIIGIKEAAASLEQCAEILRSRPRNFMVISGDDAMTLPFVVLGADGVISVAANAFPKEMAQLTRYALQGQFDKARNMHMQMLDLFRLLFVEGNPGGIKAALEIKELCGNHVRLPLVPVGRTTYNKISAAIEALG from the coding sequence ATGATTCAACAAAAATTAAAAGGCACCGGGGTAGCCATTGTAACTCCGTTTAAAGGAAATCATATCGATTTTCAGTCCCTTGGAAACCTCATTGAGTTTCAGATCAAAAACAAGGTAGATTATATCGTGGTGCTTGGTACCACTGGTGAATCCGTTACCCTGAGCCAGGATGAAAAGATAGCCGTGGTCGATTATGTGGTGGAAGAAGTGAATAAACGGGTTCCTGTTGTATTAGGGCTTGGTGGAAATCATACCCACGAGATCATTAACAGCCTGCGCAAATATGACATGAGTGGTATCGATGCCATTCTAAGCGTAAGTCCTTATTATAACAAGCCAACCCAGAAAGGGATATTTCAGCACTACAGGGCTATCGCAAATGCATCGCCGCTTCCGGTGATCCTGTACAATGTTCCCAGCAGAACTTCTTCGAATATGACTTCGGAAACGACCTTAAAGCTCGCACATGAAGTGGAGAATATCATTGGTATAAAAGAAGCCGCAGCCAGCCTGGAACAGTGTGCGGAAATACTAAGGTCACGCCCCAGAAACTTTATGGTTATCTCGGGGGATGATGCGATGACCTTGCCGTTTGTGGTTTTAGGTGCCGATGGTGTGATATCCGTGGCAGCCAATGCATTTCCCAAGGAGATGGCCCAGCTGACACGCTATGCTTTGCAAGGCCAGTTTGATAAAGCACGTAATATGCACATGCAAATGTTGGACCTGTTCCGTTTGTTGTTTGTAGAAGGCAACCCTGGAGGTATCAAAGCGGCATTGGAGATCAAAGAGCTGTGCGGAAACCATGTGAGACTTCCCTTGGTTCCCGTGGGGCGTACAACCTATAATAAGATCTCCGCCGCCATTGAAGCACTAGGTTAA
- a CDS encoding aminotransferase class I/II-fold pyridoxal phosphate-dependent enzyme, whose amino-acid sequence MDLFDKLKVDEGHLGRYARDHQGYFTFPKLEGEIGSRMKFRGKEVLCWSLNNYIGLANHPEVRRVDAEAAKEYGLGLPMGARMMSGNSTNHEKLEAELSSFMKKEDTILLNYGYQGMVSAIDALLDRKDVAVYDSESHACIVDGVRLHHGKRFVFQHNNIENLRKQLERATTITKQTEGAILVITEGVFGMSGDQGKLKEIIALKKEFNFRLFVDDAHGFGTMGATGAGTGEEQGVQDGIDIYFGTFAKAMASIGAFISSEERIIQYMRYTLRSQIFAKSLPMPLVVGALKRLELLRTEPALKEQLWTIVRALQDGLKKRGFNLGNTNSPVTPVFLTGALEQATNLAFDLRENFGIFCSIVIYPVVPKGVIMIRLIPTAMHTLEDVEYTLDAFSKIKERLEAGEYAKASITAVE is encoded by the coding sequence GTGGATTTATTTGATAAACTGAAGGTTGACGAAGGTCACCTGGGTCGTTACGCACGGGATCATCAAGGTTATTTTACATTTCCAAAACTGGAAGGAGAGATTGGAAGCCGAATGAAGTTCCGGGGCAAGGAAGTGTTGTGCTGGAGTCTCAACAACTATATCGGACTTGCCAACCACCCGGAAGTAAGAAGGGTGGATGCGGAGGCCGCCAAAGAATACGGACTGGGTCTCCCGATGGGTGCCCGTATGATGTCCGGCAACTCCACAAATCACGAAAAACTCGAAGCGGAGCTTTCTTCTTTCATGAAGAAGGAAGATACCATTCTCTTGAACTACGGTTATCAGGGCATGGTGTCAGCCATCGATGCTTTGCTTGATCGCAAGGATGTAGCCGTTTACGATTCCGAATCTCATGCATGCATCGTGGATGGCGTGAGACTTCACCACGGAAAACGCTTTGTATTCCAACACAACAACATTGAAAACCTGAGGAAACAGCTGGAACGCGCTACCACTATCACCAAACAAACGGAAGGCGCCATTCTGGTTATCACAGAAGGTGTCTTTGGCATGTCTGGCGACCAGGGCAAATTGAAAGAGATCATTGCCCTTAAAAAGGAATTCAACTTCCGGCTCTTTGTAGATGACGCCCATGGTTTTGGAACGATGGGAGCAACCGGCGCCGGAACAGGAGAAGAACAAGGCGTTCAGGATGGTATTGACATTTACTTCGGCACGTTTGCAAAGGCCATGGCCAGCATCGGTGCCTTTATCTCCAGTGAAGAGCGTATCATTCAGTACATGAGATACACACTCCGCTCACAAATCTTTGCCAAGTCTCTTCCCATGCCATTGGTAGTGGGTGCATTGAAACGGCTTGAATTACTTCGCACCGAACCTGCGCTCAAAGAACAATTATGGACCATCGTCAGGGCCTTACAGGATGGATTGAAAAAACGAGGTTTCAATCTTGGCAACACCAATTCTCCGGTAACTCCCGTATTTCTGACCGGAGCGCTTGAACAAGCCACCAATCTCGCCTTTGATCTGCGTGAGAACTTCGGCATTTTCTGCTCCATCGTGATCTATCCTGTGGTTCCCAAAGGTGTAATCATGATCCGTCTTATCCCCACAGCTATGCATACACTGGAGGATGTAGAATACACCCTGGATGCTTTTTCCAAGATCAAGGAAAGATTGGAAGCCGGCGAATATGCCAAGGCAAGCATCACAGCGGTGGAATAA
- the bamD gene encoding outer membrane protein assembly factor BamD, translating to MIHFRFNRPVGQSRTYVYLCRMFEKMTLRGFVVICAMVLTSACSKYQKLLKSTDLDQKYEAAIKYYDAQDYYRALPLFEELLTAYRGNLRAEEVYYHYAYCHYAMGEHLAAAHHFMNFTRTFPKSEHAEEAAYMYAYCFYLQSPISSLDQEYSLKAMNELQLFINRYPQSDRVSKCNELIDKIRAKLQQKAFDNAYLYYKIGDYQAAAIAFKNTLKDFPGTPYEEETLFLAVKASYLYAKNSTDRRKLVRYKEALEEYRNFASRYPDSKYMKEAKDFEENILNEISLREPSKAETKL from the coding sequence ATGATCCATTTTCGTTTCAATCGTCCTGTTGGTCAATCCCGGACGTATGTATATCTTTGCCGGATGTTTGAAAAAATGACGTTGCGTGGCTTTGTGGTAATATGCGCTATGGTATTGACCAGCGCCTGCAGTAAATACCAGAAGTTGCTGAAAAGTACCGACCTGGATCAGAAGTACGAAGCGGCGATAAAGTACTACGATGCACAAGACTACTATCGTGCACTCCCCCTGTTTGAAGAACTGCTAACGGCTTACAGGGGAAACCTCAGAGCCGAGGAGGTATATTACCATTATGCATATTGTCACTATGCCATGGGTGAACACCTCGCCGCTGCCCATCATTTTATGAATTTTACCCGGACATTTCCCAAAAGTGAGCATGCCGAAGAGGCAGCATACATGTATGCCTATTGTTTTTACCTGCAATCGCCTATCTCTAGCCTGGATCAGGAGTACTCCCTGAAGGCCATGAATGAACTGCAGCTCTTCATTAACCGCTATCCGCAAAGCGATCGGGTGTCCAAATGCAATGAATTGATCGATAAGATCAGAGCCAAGCTCCAGCAAAAAGCGTTTGATAATGCCTATTTGTACTATAAGATCGGTGATTATCAGGCGGCAGCCATCGCCTTTAAGAATACACTGAAGGATTTTCCCGGTACTCCATACGAGGAAGAAACCCTCTTTTTGGCGGTAAAGGCATCGTATTTATATGCAAAGAACAGCACGGATCGTAGAAAACTGGTTCGTTATAAGGAGGCTTTGGAAGAATATCGTAACTTTGCAAGTCGCTATCCTGATAGTAAGTATATGAAGGAAGCCAAAGATTTTGAAGAGAATATTCTAAACGAAATCTCCCTCAGGGAACCCTCAAAGGCAGAAACCAAGTTATGA
- a CDS encoding DNA-directed RNA polymerase subunit omega: MNYKKSNAELTTVTRNQNDLDKNTENVYEAIVILSKRANQINAMMRDELNSKLEEFATSTDNLEEIFENREQIEISRFYERLPKPTLIATQELLEDKIYFRRPEEEVVVPENNNQDRES, encoded by the coding sequence ATGAACTACAAAAAGAGCAACGCCGAACTGACAACGGTAACCAGAAACCAAAACGATCTGGACAAGAACACAGAAAATGTGTACGAAGCCATTGTCATCCTCTCAAAAAGGGCCAATCAGATCAACGCCATGATGCGTGATGAGCTGAATTCCAAATTGGAGGAGTTCGCTACCAGTACCGATAATCTGGAGGAAATCTTTGAGAACAGGGAGCAAATTGAGATATCCCGATTCTATGAAAGGTTGCCCAAGCCAACCCTTATCGCTACCCAGGAATTGCTTGAGGATAAAATATACTTCCGTCGTCCGGAAGAAGAAGTGGTTGTGCCGGAAAATAACAATCAGGACCGGGAATCCTGA